One Lysinibacillus sp. OF-1 DNA segment encodes these proteins:
- a CDS encoding VanZ family protein, with protein sequence MGVTEIINNIQSLMLPVMIIIGVEFLLIAFYYFFYNKKEPSVRKRNHVKKLMLGALFIGYIVFVCELTIIGRGSSHFLQMNLQPFSGYIDAWKKYSLRDLQNCIFNILMFVPLGVFLPLLFPKFKLFKWLFLVVVSATLSIETYQTLTGAGIFELDDLINNSIGGIIGYQLYRLVASIVQHKKVKIKSLIGNLAIPLIMGLIFVGMMIVYNQQEFGHLAINAYTKSNMSGVDVSTSLDLSTAPTVAPVYKKIMKNDEVETLLQKKLGLSVTSTTENRGDREILLADNTGNPYTLFISSQGNWSLTENLYTPDQTTAAGQDSVNKAKAIMDELALLPQEAEFTVWENGELEWTLPDRANINKDYWLGEVSLGLKPDGDVYSLSSNLRNHQFITEVNILSPTEVYERIKNGEFPQIKYNALVTDEELTIKKGDQLSIELIELTHMYDTKGFYQPVYNVSGTLNGKSWFTLIQARK encoded by the coding sequence TTGGGCGTAACAGAAATTATCAATAACATTCAATCTTTAATGCTGCCAGTAATGATTATTATTGGTGTTGAGTTTTTACTCATTGCATTCTATTATTTCTTTTATAATAAAAAGGAACCATCCGTTCGGAAACGAAACCACGTAAAAAAACTTATGCTTGGAGCACTCTTCATCGGCTATATTGTTTTTGTTTGTGAGTTAACAATTATTGGCCGAGGCTCTTCTCATTTTCTGCAGATGAATCTCCAACCATTTAGTGGTTATATCGATGCATGGAAAAAATATTCGTTACGAGATCTTCAAAATTGTATTTTTAATATTTTAATGTTTGTACCATTAGGCGTTTTCTTGCCCCTGCTTTTCCCTAAATTTAAACTATTCAAGTGGCTTTTTCTCGTAGTCGTCAGTGCTACATTATCCATTGAAACATATCAAACACTTACAGGAGCGGGAATTTTCGAGCTTGATGACTTAATCAACAACTCAATTGGTGGGATTATCGGATACCAGTTATATAGACTTGTGGCTTCCATTGTTCAGCATAAAAAAGTAAAAATAAAAAGTCTAATTGGCAATCTGGCCATCCCACTCATAATGGGTTTGATTTTTGTTGGGATGATGATTGTCTACAACCAACAAGAGTTTGGTCATCTTGCAATAAATGCCTATACAAAATCGAATATGTCAGGTGTTGATGTCTCCACTTCATTGGACTTAAGTACAGCACCCACAGTTGCCCCCGTGTATAAGAAAATAATGAAGAATGACGAAGTTGAAACCTTGCTGCAAAAAAAACTAGGTTTATCCGTAACGAGTACAACGGAAAATAGAGGGGATCGCGAAATTTTATTGGCAGACAACACAGGTAATCCTTATACATTATTTATCAGTTCACAGGGCAATTGGTCATTAACAGAGAATCTGTATACACCTGACCAAACTACAGCAGCAGGACAAGATTCTGTTAACAAGGCGAAGGCAATAATGGACGAACTTGCTCTCCTCCCTCAAGAGGCAGAGTTTACTGTATGGGAGAATGGTGAATTAGAATGGACACTTCCAGATCGCGCTAATATCAACAAAGATTATTGGCTTGGGGAAGTAAGTCTTGGGCTGAAACCAGATGGCGATGTATATTCCTTATCATCTAATCTACGTAACCATCAATTTATAACGGAAGTAAACATTTTGTCCCCTACAGAAGTGTATGAACGTATTAAGAATGGCGAATTTCCGCAAATAAAATATAATGCACTCGTAACAGACGAAGAACTTACAATAAAAAAAGGCGATCAACTGTCTATAGAATTAATAGAGCTTACGCATATGTATGATACAAAAGGCTTCTATCAGCCTGTTTACAATGTTTCCGGAACATTGAATGGCAAAAGCTGGTTCACCTTGATTCAGGCAAGAAAATAG
- a CDS encoding DUF3955 domain-containing protein → MKKYLLATIPMVLGVLCLFIKGIIGDEILADGTIVEKNFFFIPLSYLFFFSGILTFLFMALFSKIKNMNVAK, encoded by the coding sequence ATGAAAAAATATTTACTAGCTACAATTCCAATGGTACTTGGGGTTTTATGTTTATTTATAAAGGGGATTATTGGTGATGAAATATTAGCGGATGGAACGATCGTGGAGAAGAATTTCTTTTTCATTCCATTAAGCTATCTATTTTTCTTTAGTGGCATACTGACATTCTTATTTATGGCCCTTTTTTCAAAAATAAAAAATATGAATGTCGCAAAATAA
- a CDS encoding GNAT family N-acetyltransferase, whose protein sequence is MIIEKVFKQFPILHSTTLELKKIEESHLQELFAIYDNDKVFEYCGIIPKHNLQTVQKMIAHFERDYSKKSRIKWGIFEKSQSEKLVGIIEAMDFNQKVDMVTIGYYLAETSWGKGIATEAVEIIVKFLLEDVNVNRIQAEVMPLNEPSKKVLLKNGFLKEGLLRQASLWSGKGVVDLEIYSLLQGDCKHDLQS, encoded by the coding sequence ATGATTATTGAAAAAGTATTTAAACAATTCCCAATCTTACATTCAACAACTTTGGAATTAAAAAAAATAGAAGAATCCCATTTACAAGAATTATTTGCCATTTATGATAATGACAAAGTATTTGAGTACTGCGGAATCATCCCAAAACACAACTTACAAACTGTTCAAAAAATGATTGCTCATTTTGAACGAGATTATTCGAAGAAAAGCAGAATTAAATGGGGTATTTTCGAAAAATCACAAAGTGAAAAACTAGTAGGTATTATCGAAGCAATGGACTTTAATCAAAAAGTAGATATGGTAACAATTGGTTACTATTTAGCTGAGACATCTTGGGGCAAAGGCATCGCTACAGAGGCAGTCGAAATCATTGTGAAATTTTTATTAGAGGATGTAAATGTTAATCGAATTCAAGCTGAGGTCATGCCGTTAAATGAGCCTTCGAAAAAAGTCCTGCTAAAAAATGGCTTTTTAAAAGAGGGTCTATTGAGACAAGCTTCATTATGGTCTGGTAAAGGAGTTGTCGATTTAGAAATATATAGTTTATTGCAAGGCGATTGCAAACATGATCTGCAAAGCTAG
- a CDS encoding phosphotransferase family protein: MDTMQVRASERLDVDKLHAFLASYFPELPQGELEISQFSAGHSNLTYCLKIADFEVVLRRPPLGPVAKKAHDMKREFTILSALHLFLTAVPKPYVYVEDRDVIGSDFFLMERKKGIVLDTHFPNGTEPTEELARQLSEMMVDSLVALHAIPYQDTALKDMVKPDGFMERQVHGWIERYEKAKTAEHAEVAILTEWLKNHIPSNNEATIIHYDYKLNNAMFSEDYAEMIGLFDWEMTTVGDPLADVGVAMSYWMHADDPKMLLYALGEPPVTILPGFYTRQQFIERYAEKSGRDVSTIHYYCTFAYFKLAVICQQIYYRYAKGQTQDDRFAQLDKMVAALIQQASKSI, encoded by the coding sequence ATGGATACGATGCAAGTAAGGGCAAGTGAGCGTTTAGATGTGGACAAATTACATGCCTTTTTGGCAAGCTATTTTCCTGAGCTACCACAGGGTGAACTTGAAATTTCGCAATTTAGTGCAGGGCATTCCAATTTAACGTATTGTTTAAAAATAGCTGATTTCGAAGTCGTTCTTCGTCGTCCACCGCTTGGACCAGTAGCCAAGAAAGCACATGATATGAAGCGTGAATTTACAATTTTATCAGCATTGCATCTGTTTTTAACAGCGGTTCCAAAGCCATATGTCTATGTAGAGGATCGAGATGTTATTGGTAGCGACTTCTTTTTAATGGAGCGCAAAAAAGGTATTGTTCTCGATACGCATTTTCCAAATGGGACAGAGCCAACAGAGGAGCTAGCCCGTCAGTTGTCCGAAATGATGGTAGACTCTTTAGTGGCGCTTCATGCCATTCCCTACCAAGACACAGCGTTAAAGGATATGGTGAAGCCTGATGGATTTATGGAACGACAAGTTCATGGCTGGATAGAGCGCTATGAAAAGGCCAAAACAGCAGAGCATGCGGAAGTAGCTATTTTGACAGAGTGGTTAAAAAATCATATTCCTTCCAATAATGAGGCAACCATTATTCATTATGACTATAAATTAAATAATGCGATGTTTTCTGAGGACTATGCCGAAATGATTGGCCTTTTTGATTGGGAAATGACGACGGTAGGGGACCCATTAGCCGATGTCGGTGTAGCAATGAGCTACTGGATGCATGCGGATGACCCGAAAATGTTGTTATATGCACTGGGAGAACCACCAGTAACCATTTTACCAGGCTTTTATACGCGACAACAGTTTATTGAACGATATGCGGAGAAAAGTGGGCGAGATGTTTCGACTATTCATTATTACTGTACATTTGCTTATTTCAAATTAGCCGTTATTTGTCAGCAAATTTATTATCGTTATGCTAAGGGGCAAACACAGGACGACCGCTTTGCTCAGTTGGATAAAATGGTCGCTGCACTCATACAACAGGCTTCTAAATCGATATAA
- a CDS encoding Ger(x)C family spore germination protein, producing MPIIKHTLFFILLLSVILLLGGCWNKRELNELAIVTAVGVDKSDELVEISVQIVNPSQVASNKATSFQVPVFTYHAKGKSLFDAIRKLTTLTPRKPYYAHAQIIIIGEEMAKEGMNSILDLFQRDAEGRSEFNIIVTQESTAQEILSVLTPLEDVPASKMFKSLKVSEAAWGTTESVILDDLVQSLGGIDHSAVLPSIQILGDADIGKSISNIEKIESPVQLQYGGMAVFKNYKLIGFLTEQESRDYNFLNNHIKSTFENIACPEQGKISTEIINSSTKVTGHFQNDSPSITIQLDIDQNIAEVGCHLDLTKPETIDALNKETSRQIKESLERTLHTIQQTYQADILKFSEVLHREDYHAWNRIKKDWPTLYPELIVRIKVDVHTKGIGTATKLKLN from the coding sequence GTGCCCATCATCAAACACACACTATTTTTCATCCTACTGCTTAGCGTGATTCTCTTGCTAGGTGGCTGTTGGAATAAACGAGAGTTAAACGAATTAGCCATTGTTACGGCTGTTGGGGTCGATAAATCAGACGAGCTTGTTGAAATCTCCGTTCAAATCGTTAACCCTAGTCAAGTAGCCTCGAACAAAGCAACCAGCTTTCAAGTTCCTGTTTTCACCTATCACGCAAAGGGAAAATCCTTATTTGATGCCATTCGAAAATTAACAACGCTAACGCCAAGGAAGCCTTATTATGCACATGCTCAGATCATTATTATTGGAGAGGAAATGGCTAAAGAAGGAATGAATAGCATTTTGGATTTATTTCAAAGAGATGCTGAGGGTCGGAGCGAATTTAACATTATCGTTACCCAAGAATCGACTGCACAAGAAATTTTAAGTGTTTTAACACCGCTAGAGGATGTTCCTGCCAGTAAAATGTTTAAATCCTTAAAGGTTTCAGAAGCTGCATGGGGAACGACAGAATCTGTAATTTTAGATGATTTAGTCCAATCTTTAGGTGGTATTGATCATAGTGCCGTATTACCTTCTATTCAAATACTCGGAGATGCGGATATTGGAAAATCTATTAGCAATATAGAAAAAATTGAGAGCCCTGTACAATTACAATATGGTGGAATGGCCGTTTTTAAAAATTATAAGCTAATTGGCTTTTTAACCGAACAAGAAAGCAGAGATTATAATTTTTTAAACAATCATATAAAAAGCACGTTTGAAAATATTGCCTGCCCTGAGCAAGGAAAAATATCGACAGAAATTATCAATTCTTCAACAAAAGTGACGGGCCATTTTCAAAATGACAGCCCTTCCATTACGATTCAACTTGATATTGACCAAAACATAGCTGAGGTAGGTTGTCATCTGGATTTAACGAAACCTGAAACTATCGATGCATTAAATAAAGAGACGAGTAGACAAATTAAAGAGAGCTTAGAACGCACGCTTCATACGATCCAACAAACCTATCAAGCCGACATTTTAAAATTTAGTGAAGTGCTACACCGAGAGGACTACCATGCATGGAATCGAATAAAAAAAGACTGGCCAACCCTTTATCCCGAGCTAATCGTTCGTATTAAGGTCGATGTTCATACAAAAGGAATCGGGACTGCTACAAAATTAAAACTAAATTAA
- a CDS encoding acyl-CoA dehydrogenase family protein codes for MNFSYSEKVVKLQDKLTNFMEQYIYPNEAVYAAQVEAMEDRWGAIPPIMEELKQKAQQAGLWNLFLPDSEYGAGLSNLEYAPLCEIMGRSLLAPEVFNCNAPDTGNMEVLVRYGSAQQKKQWLEPLLRGEIRSCFAMTEPAVASSDATNIEASIERDGDEYILNGHKWWTTGAGDPRCKVAIFMGKHKDTNAPIHEQQSMILVPMDTPGVKVERMLTAFGYDHAPEGHGEVTFTNVRVPVDNILWGEGKGFAIAQGRLGPGRIHHCMRLIGAAERALEEMCVRVQERQAFHRPLADQGVMRERIAESRMDIEQARLLTLKAAYMMDTVGNKEAKAEIAMIKVVAPNMALRVIDRAIQAFGAAGVGPDTTLAAQWANSRTLRLADGPDEVHRNTIAKLELKKHAKKQEELMK; via the coding sequence ATGAATTTTTCTTATAGTGAAAAAGTTGTGAAGTTACAGGACAAGCTAACGAATTTTATGGAGCAATACATTTATCCAAATGAGGCTGTTTATGCAGCGCAGGTAGAGGCTATGGAGGATCGTTGGGGAGCGATTCCACCCATTATGGAGGAATTGAAACAGAAGGCACAACAGGCGGGATTGTGGAATTTATTTTTGCCAGATAGTGAATATGGAGCAGGATTAAGCAATTTAGAATACGCCCCTTTATGTGAAATTATGGGACGTTCACTACTGGCACCAGAAGTGTTTAATTGTAATGCACCAGATACTGGAAATATGGAAGTGCTTGTACGTTATGGCTCAGCACAACAAAAAAAGCAATGGCTTGAACCATTGTTACGAGGAGAAATACGGTCATGCTTTGCGATGACGGAGCCCGCTGTTGCATCTAGTGATGCTACCAATATAGAGGCGAGCATTGAGCGAGATGGCGATGAATACATTTTAAATGGCCATAAATGGTGGACGACAGGTGCTGGGGATCCTCGCTGTAAAGTGGCCATTTTTATGGGTAAACATAAGGATACAAATGCCCCTATCCATGAGCAACAGTCTATGATTCTCGTACCGATGGATACACCAGGGGTAAAAGTAGAGCGTATGCTGACTGCTTTTGGCTACGATCATGCACCAGAAGGACATGGTGAAGTTACCTTTACCAATGTACGTGTACCAGTGGACAATATTTTATGGGGAGAAGGAAAAGGGTTTGCCATTGCTCAAGGTCGACTAGGACCGGGAAGAATTCATCACTGTATGCGTCTCATCGGTGCTGCGGAGCGCGCATTGGAGGAAATGTGTGTGCGTGTTCAGGAGCGACAGGCGTTTCATCGACCGTTGGCAGATCAAGGAGTAATGCGTGAGCGTATTGCTGAATCTCGTATGGATATTGAGCAAGCAAGACTTTTAACATTGAAAGCGGCCTATATGATGGACACAGTAGGCAATAAAGAGGCTAAAGCTGAAATTGCTATGATTAAGGTAGTGGCACCAAATATGGCACTAAGGGTTATTGACCGAGCCATCCAAGCATTTGGTGCGGCTGGTGTTGGGCCAGATACGACGCTTGCTGCACAATGGGCAAACTCACGAACATTACGTTTAGCAGATGGTCCTGATGAAGTACATCGTAATACCATTGCTAAATTAGAATTGAAAAAGCATGCGAAAAAACAAGAGGAGCTGATGAAATGA
- a CDS encoding SDR family oxidoreductase, with the protein MTVLELFSLKGKTAIVTGGGRGLGAQIAQGFAEAGANVVLCSRKVEACEEIAIALEKLGVQTLALACDVTKPEDIANVVAKTITTFGKIDILVNNSGASWGTPAIDMPYEAWQKVFDVNVNGTFLMSQAVGKIMLEQKSGKIINIASIAGLGGTLPAFMDTIAYNASKGAVITLTKDLAVKWGPHGVNVNAIAPGFFPTKMSNVLIERGQDYLMDVTPLKRLGSENDLKGVALFLAAPASDYVTGDVIVVDGGMSSII; encoded by the coding sequence ATGACGGTCCTAGAGTTATTTAGCTTAAAAGGTAAAACAGCGATAGTGACAGGTGGGGGACGGGGACTCGGAGCGCAAATTGCTCAAGGATTTGCAGAGGCTGGGGCCAATGTCGTCTTATGCTCAAGAAAAGTGGAAGCGTGTGAGGAGATTGCCATAGCACTTGAAAAGCTAGGTGTTCAAACATTAGCACTAGCCTGTGATGTCACAAAACCAGAGGATATTGCTAATGTGGTGGCTAAAACGATTACTACATTCGGTAAAATAGATATTTTAGTCAATAATAGTGGTGCTTCATGGGGGACACCTGCCATTGATATGCCCTACGAAGCCTGGCAAAAAGTATTTGATGTCAATGTCAACGGGACCTTTTTGATGAGCCAAGCAGTGGGCAAAATTATGCTGGAGCAGAAAAGCGGCAAAATTATTAATATTGCTTCCATCGCAGGACTTGGGGGCACACTTCCCGCCTTTATGGATACCATTGCCTATAATGCGAGTAAAGGGGCCGTTATAACCTTAACGAAGGATTTAGCTGTTAAATGGGGACCACACGGTGTCAATGTCAATGCGATAGCACCTGGATTTTTCCCAACGAAAATGTCCAATGTTTTAATTGAACGAGGACAGGACTATTTGATGGACGTTACACCGTTAAAACGTTTAGGCTCAGAAAATGATTTGAAAGGTGTGGCGTTATTTTTAGCAGCACCAGCTTCAGACTATGTAACAGGTGATGTCATTGTTGTAGATGGGGGCATGAGCTCTATCATTTAG
- a CDS encoding AraC family transcriptional regulator: MDYFERIQNAIEFIEDNLQEKLTITAISSQSYFSAFHFQRLFQAITGFSVQQYIRNRRLSEAASLLVTTPKNILEIAINFQYGSQEAFTRAFVQYFGVTPAKYRKGANSIPLLTKMNFLDYKLEGELPMQRPEILQLPKKCITGYEYKTSLQNDQYYADIPSFYLDFGQQQYYERISHKVAPNMAYGISTGFQEDGQFSFIVGEEVHCFEEQLEKGFVHLEIPAGKYAEFTLNSTAEGIQNTRRYIYGVWLPNSNYERDAGPDFEITDVMQSIYPHDMKMTIYIPIKE, encoded by the coding sequence ATGGATTATTTTGAAAGAATACAAAACGCCATAGAGTTTATTGAGGACAATCTACAGGAAAAGTTAACGATCACAGCTATTTCTTCCCAATCTTACTTTTCTGCATTTCATTTCCAACGACTTTTTCAAGCTATTACAGGATTTTCGGTACAGCAGTATATTCGCAACAGAAGGCTTTCTGAAGCGGCCTCTCTATTAGTAACTACTCCCAAGAACATACTGGAAATTGCGATCAACTTTCAATATGGTTCTCAAGAGGCGTTTACACGAGCATTCGTTCAATATTTTGGCGTCACACCTGCTAAGTACCGAAAAGGAGCCAACTCCATACCACTTCTAACCAAAATGAACTTTTTGGATTATAAACTGGAAGGAGAACTCCCTATGCAGCGACCAGAAATACTTCAATTACCTAAAAAATGTATCACTGGCTATGAATACAAAACGTCCTTACAAAACGATCAGTATTATGCAGACATCCCAAGCTTTTATTTAGATTTTGGCCAACAGCAGTATTATGAGCGAATCTCACATAAGGTAGCCCCTAATATGGCATATGGCATTTCTACAGGTTTTCAAGAGGATGGTCAATTTTCCTTTATTGTAGGAGAGGAAGTTCATTGCTTTGAGGAGCAATTAGAGAAAGGCTTCGTTCACCTTGAAATTCCTGCTGGTAAATATGCGGAATTCACATTGAATAGCACTGCGGAAGGAATTCAAAATACAAGACGTTACATTTACGGAGTATGGCTACCAAACTCTAATTATGAGCGAGATGCAGGCCCTGATTTTGAAATAACCGATGTCATGCAATCTATCTATCCACATGATATGAAGATGACAATATACATTCCCATTAAAGAATAA
- a CDS encoding Ger(x)C family spore germination protein has product MMTKKHIVFLLFILTSAFFMTGCWDVTEPQRMYYVNAVGVDYEDNQYKVYLQIINFADVAKSDQPSGNVAPAEVGFAEGKTVEEAIYKLYRSSDQEIFWGHMRYLLFTERAMENERSIPVIDTFIRFRETRYHIWVYSTTDPIKDVMLITPILRNSLTSSKLSNPVNTTQQESFIEPQNLRNLIIGLNEPSHEVSIPYVSIMKDWETMDEEVEETTFSGVGILSKDGFKGFIKNSAAKGNQWMHNETSRGEVTFKLEGGERDYLTADLDKLDVKVKPVIKNNQVTFDITIHLRATLNGFKGKINSDEVRANIIKEVKKQILTTYEEGLKLDVDIYRFSEYLYRSNVKTWKKLEKDGKIPLTKDSIGDITIQVTKINPGRKTYEETIEE; this is encoded by the coding sequence ATGATGACAAAAAAACATATCGTATTTCTCCTATTCATTTTAACGTCTGCCTTTTTTATGACTGGTTGTTGGGATGTGACGGAGCCTCAAAGAATGTATTATGTCAATGCCGTTGGAGTAGATTATGAGGATAATCAGTACAAGGTTTATTTACAAATTATTAATTTTGCTGATGTAGCGAAATCCGATCAGCCTAGTGGCAATGTTGCACCTGCTGAAGTAGGCTTTGCTGAAGGTAAAACCGTGGAAGAAGCAATTTATAAATTGTATCGTTCCTCTGACCAGGAGATTTTTTGGGGGCATATGAGGTATTTGCTCTTTACAGAACGAGCCATGGAAAATGAACGAAGTATCCCTGTGATTGATACGTTCATTCGTTTTCGAGAGACTCGTTATCATATTTGGGTCTACAGTACAACGGACCCCATTAAAGATGTCATGCTTATCACACCGATTTTAAGAAATTCTCTGACTTCTTCAAAATTAAGTAATCCTGTCAATACAACGCAACAAGAATCCTTTATTGAGCCTCAAAACTTAAGAAATTTAATTATTGGTTTAAATGAACCGAGCCATGAGGTCAGTATCCCCTACGTGTCCATCATGAAAGATTGGGAAACGATGGATGAAGAAGTTGAAGAAACAACGTTCTCAGGTGTAGGAATTCTCTCAAAGGATGGCTTTAAAGGCTTTATTAAGAATTCTGCAGCAAAAGGCAATCAATGGATGCATAATGAAACTAGTCGCGGAGAGGTCACCTTTAAATTAGAAGGTGGCGAAAGAGATTATCTAACCGCTGATTTAGATAAATTAGATGTCAAAGTGAAGCCTGTCATTAAGAATAATCAAGTGACATTTGATATTACGATTCATTTGCGTGCTACCTTGAATGGATTTAAAGGAAAAATAAACTCTGATGAGGTGAGAGCCAATATTATAAAAGAAGTAAAAAAACAAATATTGACAACCTATGAGGAAGGTTTAAAGTTGGACGTTGATATTTATCGTTTTTCAGAGTATCTCTATCGCTCCAACGTCAAGACGTGGAAAAAGTTAGAGAAAGATGGAAAAATCCCTTTAACAAAGGATTCCATTGGGGACATAACGATCCAAGTAACAAAAATAAACCCGGGTCGTAAAACGTATGAAGAGACCATTGAAGAATAA
- a CDS encoding alpha/beta fold hydrolase, translating to MMTYQKIICDGFELNYCIKGQGQPILVVGSSVYYPRLFSENFSQHFQLIFLDHRGFGKPTRAFKQADYTLDKIVEDIEHARQILKLDDLIIAGHSGHAFMAVAYAKAYPQHVQKMILLNTATTNSQKRQQQSLSYFEAYASAKRKHQFQQDIALLEQDLKREPERRFVHMCIRMGAHSFYDYTFNATSTWDGVYPNMEIIDYLWGVAFAEQNLLQQIHHLNMPIFVGLGRYDYLVAPVSLWDAMECTPHVKKVIFEKSGHNPMLEEPEYFDEQLIAWINEG from the coding sequence ATGATGACTTATCAAAAAATAATTTGTGATGGATTTGAATTAAATTATTGTATAAAAGGGCAAGGTCAGCCGATTTTGGTGGTGGGTAGCAGTGTTTATTATCCGCGTTTGTTCTCTGAAAACTTTTCCCAACATTTTCAGCTTATTTTTTTAGATCATCGAGGATTTGGCAAGCCAACTCGTGCATTTAAACAAGCTGATTATACATTGGATAAAATAGTGGAGGATATAGAGCATGCAAGACAAATCCTAAAGCTAGATGACTTAATTATTGCAGGGCATTCGGGGCATGCATTTATGGCGGTGGCGTATGCCAAAGCCTACCCTCAGCATGTTCAAAAAATGATCCTATTAAATACAGCAACAACGAACAGCCAAAAGAGACAGCAACAAAGTTTGTCTTATTTTGAGGCATATGCAAGTGCGAAGCGTAAACATCAATTTCAGCAGGATATTGCTTTATTGGAACAGGATCTAAAGAGAGAACCTGAACGACGTTTTGTTCATATGTGTATTCGGATGGGTGCACATAGCTTTTATGATTACACATTCAACGCTACCTCTACATGGGATGGCGTGTATCCGAATATGGAAATCATTGATTATCTTTGGGGTGTAGCTTTTGCTGAGCAGAACCTTTTACAGCAAATACATCACTTAAACATGCCGATTTTTGTCGGTCTAGGTAGGTATGATTATTTAGTTGCGCCTGTATCATTATGGGATGCAATGGAGTGTACTCCTCATGTAAAGAAAGTTATTTTTGAAAAAAGTGGTCATAATCCTATGCTGGAAGAACCTGAATATTTTGATGAACAATTAATTGCATGGATAAACGAAGGATAG
- a CDS encoding tetratricopeptide repeat protein yields MDKQIAHLITLRKNGQLEEANQLMVGLVKEHPENAYYQFQCAWTFDSLGKEKEAVPHYEKAIKLGLEPDVLIDAYLGLGSTYRTLGQYEQAEQIFIQAIHEFPEAEHVKVFYAMTLYNLGNHVKSMETLLQTLLRTTNHQGIQDYKKAIHYYSDKLDQIWS; encoded by the coding sequence ATGGATAAACAAATAGCACATCTTATCACATTGAGAAAAAACGGACAGCTTGAGGAAGCAAATCAATTGATGGTGGGACTAGTCAAGGAACATCCTGAAAATGCTTACTATCAATTTCAATGTGCCTGGACCTTTGATTCTTTAGGAAAAGAAAAGGAGGCAGTCCCCCATTATGAAAAAGCGATTAAATTAGGACTGGAACCAGATGTTTTAATAGATGCTTATCTTGGTTTAGGTAGCACTTATCGGACATTAGGGCAATATGAGCAAGCCGAACAAATCTTTATACAAGCCATTCACGAATTCCCTGAAGCCGAGCATGTCAAGGTCTTCTATGCCATGACACTTTACAATCTTGGCAACCATGTAAAATCGATGGAGACATTACTTCAGACATTATTACGTACAACCAATCATCAGGGCATTCAAGATTATAAAAAAGCTATTCACTATTACAGCGATAAACTTGATCAAATATGGTCGTAA